The sequence below is a genomic window from Lelliottia sp. JS-SCA-14.
TGTGCAGGTGTTACGGATCTCTTTCGCGCGCAGTAATTTGTAGTTGCGCGACTGAGCCAGCGCGATTTTAGGCATAAAGCCCAACGCCGCAGCTGTGGTTCCGGCCATACCGCCCGCGCAGATTTTAAAAAACTTTCTGCGGCTGACGTCCATCGTTGTCCTCGTTATTTTCAGGAGACTTCGCGCCGCAAACTATCAGCAAAGCCCCTGATTTTTTTGCGTCAAATCAATCTCCTCGATCTTCGCCCCCTTAATAGTCCGCCCTGGCGGCTTCGCGTAATCCTTTAGGGTTAGCTTCTTATATGTTCTTTGATGAAAGTGGGTTTTCAATAGTACACATATGATTTACCATATGTGTATTCAAACTCATCTGGGCAAACACATGCAACATCCCGTTCAGCTGTTCAAAATTCTGTCGGATGAAACCCGTCTGGCGATCGTCATGCTTCTGCGGGAATCCGGTGAGCTGTGCGTCTGCGATCTCTGCGGGGCCACCGGGCAGTCGCAGCCAAAAATATCGCGCCACATGGCGATTTTACGCGAGTCAGGGCTGGTGATTGACCGCCGCGCAGGGAAATGGATCCACTACCGCTTATCCCCGCACATGCCTGCCTGGGCGGCGGAAACCATTACGTCAAGCTGGCTATGTCTGCGGGATGATGTCCGCGCGTGGCTGGCAAAATCTTCGTCATCGTCTTGCTGACTGAAATAAACACATTCTTTAAAACATATCTGTTGGAGTCACACATGTTACTGGCAGGGAGTATTTTTGTCCTGACGCTGATCCTGGTCATCTGGCAGCCCAGGGGACTGAGTATTGGCTGGAGCGCGAGTATTGGCGCGGCGCTGGCGCTGATGTTCGGCGTTATTCACGTCGGTGATATTCCGGTAGTCTGGAATATCGTCTGGAATGCGACGGCAACCTTTATTGCGGTGATTATTATCAGTTTGCTGCTCGACGAGTCCGGCTTTTTCGAATGGGCGGCGCTGCATGTATCCCGCTGGGGAAACGGACGTGGACGCCTGCTCTTCACCTGGATTGTGCTGCTCGGCGCGGCGGTCGCGGCACTGTTTGCTAACGATGGTGCCGCGCTGATCCTGACCCCGATCGTGATTGCCATGCTGCATGCCCTCGGCTTCAGCCGAGGTACGACGCTGGCCTTCGTGATGGCCGCCGGGTTTATCGCCGACACCGCCAGCCTGCCGCTTATCGTCTCTAACCTGGTGAATATCGTTTCGGCGGATTTCTTCCAGCTTGGGTTTACCGACTATGCGTCCATCATGCTCCCCGTCGATCTCGCCGCGATCGCCGCCACGCTCGCAATGCTGCATCTCTTTTTCCGCAAGGACATTCCGGCGACCTATGACGTGGCGTTGCTGAAAACTCCCGCCAGCGCGATTAAAGACCCGGCCACCTTCAAAAAGGGCTGGGTTGTGCTGGTGGCTCTGCTGGTTGGCTTCTTCGTGCTGGAGCCGCTGGGGATCCCCGTCAGCGCGATTGCCGCCACCGGCGCGGCGGTGCTGTTCGCTGTCGCTAAAAAAGGTCACGGGATTAACACCGGGAAAGTTCTGCGCGGCGCACCGTGGCAAATCGTCATTTTCTCGCTGGGGATGTACCTGGTGGTTTATGGTCTGCGCAACGCTGGCCTGACGGAATACCTCTCCGGATTGCTGAATCTCCTCGCCGATAAAGGTGTATGGGCAGCGACATTCGGCACCGGTTTCCTGACCGCTTTTTTGTCGTCCATCATGAACAATATGCCGACGGTCCTGATTGGCGCCTTGTCGATAGACGCCAGCAGCGCCTCGGGCGTCATTAAAGAGGCGATGATCTATGCCAACGTCATCGGCTGCGATTTAGGTCCGAAAATCACCCCGATTGGTAGTCTGGCTACGCTCCTGTGGCTGCACGTGCTTTCCCAGAAAAATATGACCATCACTTGGGGCTATTATTTCCGTACCGGCATTGTCATGACCCTGCCGGTCCTGTTCGTCACTCTGGCCGCGCTGGCGTTGCGGCTCTCTGTCACTGCGTAATGAGATATCCTATGAGCAACATTACTATCTATCACAACCCGGCCTGCGGCACGTCGCGCAACACCCTGGAGATGATCCGCAATAGCGGCATTGAACCGACCATCATTTACTATCTCGACACCCCGCCGTCGCACGATGAGCTGGTGAAACTGATCGCCGACATGGGCATTCCTGTGCGCGCACTGCTGCGCAAAAACGTTGAGCCCTATGAACAGCTGAATCTTGCCGATGCGCGTTTTACGGATGAACAGCTGATCGGGTTTATGCTCCAGCACCCTATTCTGATCAACCGTCCGATTGTGGTGACGCCGCTTGGCACTCGTCTGTGTCGACCTTCGGAAGTGGTGCTGGATATTCTGCCGCAAACTCAGCAAGGGGCGTTCACCAAAGAGGACGGTGAGAAAGTCGTTGATGCGTCTGGCAAACGGGTCCGCTAGATTCATTCGCGCAAGCGCCTGAAACAGTGCTATAAAATTGCCCCTGGATGAACAAGTCTTTGGGGAAATAATGGACAGGAAAAGAGCAACACTGACGGGACTCGCCGCTATTGTGCTGTGGAGTACGATGGTCGGGCTCATTCGCGGCGTGAGCGAAGGACTGGGGCCCGTCGGTGGTGCGGCAATGATTTACACCCTCAGCGGGTTACTCTGTTTAGTCACCGTGGGTTTTCCGGATATCAGACGCTTCTCACCCCGCTATCTTATTGCGGGCAGCGTCTTATTTGTCAGCTACGAAATATGTCTCGCGCTTTCGCTGGGTTACGCCAATACCCGCCATCAGGCGATTGAAGTCGGAATGGTGAATTATCTCTGGCCGAGCCTGACGATTGTGTTCGCTATTTTGTTTAACGGTCAAAAATCGAACCTGTGGATTATCCCTGGATTATTGCTCGCGCTGCTCGGCGTTTGCTGGGTATTAGGCGGTGAGAATGGTCTGCATATCGATGAAATTACCGCCAATGTGATCTCCAATCCGCTGAGCTACGGACTGGCATTTGCCGGGGCATTTATCTGGGCGGCGTACTGCACGGTGACCAGTAAATATGCCAAAGGTCAGAACGGTATTACGCTGTTCGTTTTACTCACCGCGCTGGCGCTGTGGATGAAATATCTGTTTAGCGATCAGCCGGAAATGGTATTTAGCGTACCGGTGGTGATTAAACTGCTGATGTGCGGGATTGCGCTTGGATTCGGTTACGCTTCGTGGAATATTGGTATTCTGCACGGGAATGTCTCTGTGCTCGCCACCGTCTCTTATTTCACACCGGTCCTCTCCGCTGCGCTGGCCGCCGTGCTGCTCAACGCCCCGCTTTCGTTCAGCTTCTGGCAAGGGGCGCTGATGGTGTGCGCGGGCTCGTTGCTGTGCTGGTATGCGACGCGAAAATAACCGTTTTCAGGGGGATTATCCCCCTGCTGTATTTCTCATCCAAATAAAATGTGATCCCGCCTCCGGTTATTTATAATTAACATAGTGTTTACATTTAAATTCTGTTTATATCTCTCCGCCCTGAAACTTCCTTTTACATTTATATTGACACAAATTGACAACGCAGCGGGATTAGTTAGCCTCTAATAATCCCCGGAGATATAACCTACGCTGCAATAGTTTATGTCTGAATATTTCACCATTAGCTGTCTGTTATATCAACGCTAACTACGTAACCCACTGATTTACCGTTTACACAGCTTATTTTTAAACCGCCATACATCCGCAATGATTGATAATCCCCCTGATAAATAAAACCCCACTAAAACTATGCGATGCCATATTATTTTTCTAAGAAAATACTCAATATCAGAATAATAATTAATCAATTCCGCGTAATATGGGCCGTTTTATCGGACCCACGTCACACTAATTGAAATTATCAGCAATGTTTTGAAACTTATTATTGAAATGAGGCTACAACATTCTTAAAAATAGCATGCCATTGACGAACGACCTCGTTTAGAAATCGTTTATTAATGGCAAAGGCAGATAGCCAAAGAAAATTATAAGGATTATTAAAATGAAACTTAAATTAGTTGCAGTGGCAGTGACTACAATGTTGGCTGCAGGCGCGGTAAACGCGGCTGAAGTCTTTAACAAAGACGGTAACAAGCTGGATCTGTACGGTAAAGTAACAGGTCTGCACTATTTCTCTGACGACACCAGCAACGACGGCGACAAAACTTACGTGCGTCTGGGCTTCAAAGGTGAAACTCAGATCAACGACCAGCTGTCCGGTTACGGCCAGTGGGAATATGAGTTCAAAGGCAACAACGACGAATCCAACGGCGATAAAGGCAACAAAACCCGTCTGGCGTTCGCTGGCCTGAAATTCAACGAATTTGGTTCTTTCGACTACGGTCGTAACTACGGTGTGGCTTACGACATCGGCGCATGGACCGACGTTCTGCCAGAATACGGCGGAGACACCTGGACTCAGACTGACGTCTTCATGACCGGCCGTACTACCGGCGTTGCAACCTACCGTAACACTGACTTCTTCGGTCTGGTTGATGGCCTGAACTTTGCTGCACAGTACCAGGGCAAAAATGACCGTGACGACGTGACCAAAGCGAACGGCGATGGCTGGGGTCTGTCTTCTACCTATGAAATGGACGGTTTCGGCGTGGGTGCAACCTATGCGAAATCTGACCGTACCGACGATCAGGTTCGCGCTGCGGCACTGAACGACCTGAACGCGTCCGGTGACAATGCAGAAGTATGGGCTGCTGGCCTGAAATACGATGCGAACAACATCTACCTGGCAACCACCTACTCTGAAACCCGCAACATGACCGTATTCGGTGCTGACCATATTGCGAACAAAGCTCAGAACTTCGAAGTGGTTGCACAGTACCAGTTCGACTTCGGCCTGCGTCCGTCTATCGCTTACCTGAAATCCAAAGGTAAAGATATCAACAACTACGGCGACCAGGATCTGGTTGAGTACATCGAAGTGGGCACCACTTACTACTTCAACAAAAACATGTCCACCTACGTTGACTACAAAATCAACCTGCTGGATGACAACAAATTCACCAACGATGCGAAAATCGCGACCGACAACATCGTTGCACTGGGTCTGACCTACCAGTTCTAAGAATTTGTCTGTTAAAAAAGCCAGCCCTTGCGGCTGGCTTTTTTTATCGCAGTCATCAGGCGTGATAAAGGAGTACGCCATGCATCTCTATACGGGACGCTGCTTGTGCGGGATGAGCCATTTTAGCGTCAACATCGAAGCGCTCGATGTCTATGCCTGCCACTGCACCAACTGTCAGAAGTGGTCGGGCGGTATTGCCATGTATCTGGAAACCCAGGGCGAACCCATTGTCGAAAGCGGTTCGATTGCCCCTTCGCACTTCTCATCTTCCGCGCGCGGTGAACGCTGGTTCTGCCCCGGCTGCGGCTGTCCGCTGTGGTTTGAACTCACCCCCACCGGGCGCTATTTTGTCCCCTGGACGCTGCTCGAGCTGAACGAAGACGATCGTCGTCGCCTGGTGCTGGCCGCCGAAATCTATACGGAAACGCAACCGGCCTTCTGGCGCCTCACCGGCCAGTACGCCCGATTCAGCGGCACCGAAATCGAAGCCCTGGATAAGCACTGCTCGTTTACACCGTAACGCTGCCCGCCGCGCGGCGGAGCCAGGCTTGCAGCAGTTTGCCATCCTCGGTCATGTCCGAATCCTGACGGACGCACAGATAATAATCGCGCCCGTCATCGATGGGAGCATCGAAGATTTTCACCAGCTCGCCGCTCTCCAGATAGGGCGCGATCAGCGGCTCGCGCATAAGCGCACAGCCGAGCCCCGCCTGAACGCCCGCCAGAGTCAGTAATCCATCCTCAAACAGCGGACCACTCTTGCGCGCTGTCCGTTTCACGCCCTGCTGGATAAACCACTGTTGCCAGGTACTGCGCTCTTCATCGTGCAGAAGCGGCATTTGCAGCAGCTGTTCCGGGGTGTCGATATGCCCGTGAATGCGCAAAAACGCCCGGCTGCACACCGGCACCATCTGCCCGGAAATCAGTTTTTCGCTCTGATACCCCGCCCACTGGCCGTTACCAAAGCGAATCGACATATCCGACGCGTCGCTGAGATAGTTGCGATGGTTGGCATACACGACGTTAATTTCCGTCTGCGGGTTGGCGCGCATAAACGCGGGCAGACGCGGAATAAACCAGCCCATGCCAAACAGCGGGATCAGGCTGATGGTCACCTGACGCGTCTGGGCCTGCTCCACCAGATGCTCCGTCGCCTGGCGCAGGACGTTAAACGCCGCGCGGATCGAGCGGTAATAGTCACGCCCCTGCTGGCTCAGGATCAGCCTGCGCCCCTGACGCTCCGTGAGCGGCATTTGCAGATACCCTTCCAGCACCTTGAGCTGATGGCTCACGGCAGAGGGCGATATCGCCAGCTCCTGCGCCGCCAGGGTGACGCTCCCCAGGCGGGCGATCGCCTCGAAAGCGCGCACGGCCCGCAGGGGCGGATCGTTCGCCAGACGGCTTTCCGCATACGCAGGCAGCTGGAGTGATTGTTCTGTTTTATTCATATGTTGATTTTATTGGTCTCTTTCTGTCCAAATGACGATTAACTATTCTCTTTAAAATCATTGTGATAAATCAATCTCGAAATATCATAAGAAATAATATATGCGTATTTTACAATTTAATTCAATTG
It includes:
- a CDS encoding transcriptional regulator, with the protein product MQHPVQLFKILSDETRLAIVMLLRESGELCVCDLCGATGQSQPKISRHMAILRESGLVIDRRAGKWIHYRLSPHMPAWAAETITSSWLCLRDDVRAWLAKSSSSSC
- a CDS encoding arsenic transporter; translation: MLLAGSIFVLTLILVIWQPRGLSIGWSASIGAALALMFGVIHVGDIPVVWNIVWNATATFIAVIIISLLLDESGFFEWAALHVSRWGNGRGRLLFTWIVLLGAAVAALFANDGAALILTPIVIAMLHALGFSRGTTLAFVMAAGFIADTASLPLIVSNLVNIVSADFFQLGFTDYASIMLPVDLAAIAATLAMLHLFFRKDIPATYDVALLKTPASAIKDPATFKKGWVVLVALLVGFFVLEPLGIPVSAIAATGAAVLFAVAKKGHGINTGKVLRGAPWQIVIFSLGMYLVVYGLRNAGLTEYLSGLLNLLADKGVWAATFGTGFLTAFLSSIMNNMPTVLIGALSIDASSASGVIKEAMIYANVIGCDLGPKITPIGSLATLLWLHVLSQKNMTITWGYYFRTGIVMTLPVLFVTLAALALRLSVTA
- the arsC gene encoding glutaredoxin-dependent arsenate reductase gives rise to the protein MSNITIYHNPACGTSRNTLEMIRNSGIEPTIIYYLDTPPSHDELVKLIADMGIPVRALLRKNVEPYEQLNLADARFTDEQLIGFMLQHPILINRPIVVTPLGTRLCRPSEVVLDILPQTQQGAFTKEDGEKVVDASGKRVR
- the yddG gene encoding aromatic amino acid DMT transporter YddG, with translation MDRKRATLTGLAAIVLWSTMVGLIRGVSEGLGPVGGAAMIYTLSGLLCLVTVGFPDIRRFSPRYLIAGSVLFVSYEICLALSLGYANTRHQAIEVGMVNYLWPSLTIVFAILFNGQKSNLWIIPGLLLALLGVCWVLGGENGLHIDEITANVISNPLSYGLAFAGAFIWAAYCTVTSKYAKGQNGITLFVLLTALALWMKYLFSDQPEMVFSVPVVIKLLMCGIALGFGYASWNIGILHGNVSVLATVSYFTPVLSAALAAVLLNAPLSFSFWQGALMVCAGSLLCWYATRK
- the ompC gene encoding porin OmpC, producing the protein MKLKLVAVAVTTMLAAGAVNAAEVFNKDGNKLDLYGKVTGLHYFSDDTSNDGDKTYVRLGFKGETQINDQLSGYGQWEYEFKGNNDESNGDKGNKTRLAFAGLKFNEFGSFDYGRNYGVAYDIGAWTDVLPEYGGDTWTQTDVFMTGRTTGVATYRNTDFFGLVDGLNFAAQYQGKNDRDDVTKANGDGWGLSSTYEMDGFGVGATYAKSDRTDDQVRAAALNDLNASGDNAEVWAAGLKYDANNIYLATTYSETRNMTVFGADHIANKAQNFEVVAQYQFDFGLRPSIAYLKSKGKDINNYGDQDLVEYIEVGTTYYFNKNMSTYVDYKINLLDDNKFTNDAKIATDNIVALGLTYQF
- a CDS encoding GFA family protein; the protein is MHLYTGRCLCGMSHFSVNIEALDVYACHCTNCQKWSGGIAMYLETQGEPIVESGSIAPSHFSSSARGERWFCPGCGCPLWFELTPTGRYFVPWTLLELNEDDRRRLVLAAEIYTETQPAFWRLTGQYARFSGTEIEALDKHCSFTP
- a CDS encoding LysR substrate-binding domain-containing protein, coding for MNKTEQSLQLPAYAESRLANDPPLRAVRAFEAIARLGSVTLAAQELAISPSAVSHQLKVLEGYLQMPLTERQGRRLILSQQGRDYYRSIRAAFNVLRQATEHLVEQAQTRQVTISLIPLFGMGWFIPRLPAFMRANPQTEINVVYANHRNYLSDASDMSIRFGNGQWAGYQSEKLISGQMVPVCSRAFLRIHGHIDTPEQLLQMPLLHDEERSTWQQWFIQQGVKRTARKSGPLFEDGLLTLAGVQAGLGCALMREPLIAPYLESGELVKIFDAPIDDGRDYYLCVRQDSDMTEDGKLLQAWLRRAAGSVTV